The Bacillus sp. 2205SS5-2 DNA segment CAATCATGTCCTCGACAATCGTAACGATTGCTGTTTTCTTACCACTTGGATTAGTGGAAGGAATGATTGGGGAATTATTCTTGCCGTTTGCGCTAACAATTGTTTTTGCCTTATTAGCATCTTTATTCGTGGCGATTACTATTGTGCCGATGCTTGCACATACCTTGTTTAAAAAAGGAATGAAGGCAGGACATCAAGAGAAACCAAGTCGATTAGCTGGTGGGTACAAAAAGATTCTGACTTGGACATTAAATCATAAAATTATTACTTCATTAGTTGCCGTTGGTATGTTAGTGGGAAGTTTATTCTTAGTCCCAATTATTGGCGTTAGCTTTTTACCGTCTGATGAAGAAAAAATGGTGATTGCATCGTTCAACCCAGCGCCAGGGCAAACACTGGATGATGTCGTAGTTATTGCTGAGCAAGCACAAGTCTTCTTAGAAGAACGCTCAGACGTCGAAACGATCCAATATTCAGTTGGCGGAGAAAATCCAATGAATCCTGGAGCATCGAATCAAGCGCTATTCTTTGTAAAATATAACGAAGATACCGAAAATTTCAGTGAAGAGAAAGAAGCGGTAATTCAAGATTTACAAGAACTTACTGATACAGGTGAATTCGCATCTCAAGATTTCTCTGGAGCTGGAAGTAGTAACGTGATTAAATACTTTGTATATGGAGAACAGTTATCGGATATTGAGCCTGTTCTAGCTGAAATCAAAGCGTTAATGGAAAAAGAAGATACATTCCGTAATGTCGATACAAGTATATCAGACACCTATGAAGAATATATGTTGGTGGCGGATCAGGAAAAATTAAGTAAGTTAGGTCTTTCCGCTGCGCAAATTGGTATGGAAATTAGTCAACAACGTCAACGTTCAGTCTTTACAACAGTGGAAAAAGACGGAGAAGACGTCAATGTTTATATTGAAATGAAAAAAGAACAATATGCTTCTATTGAAGACTTAACGACGAAAACCATTATGTCTCCATTAGGAATAGAAGTATCTATTTCAGACGTCGTTTCTGTTGTGGAAGGTAAAACGAGTGACACGGTGACACGACGTGATGGACGCTTATTTGTTGAAGTGAGTGGCGAATTAACGACGAAGGATGTCGCGAAAGCGTCTCAACAGCTTCAAGAAAAAGTAGAAGAACTCGATATTCCATCTAATGTAGAAGTGAATATGGGCGGAGTGACAGAAGATATCCAAGAATCATTCAAACAGCTTGGCCTTGCTATGCTAGCAGCCATTGCGATTGTGTATTTAATTCTTGTCATCACATTTGGTGGTGCACTTGCTCCATTTGCGATTCTCTTCTCATTACCATTTACGATTATCGGTGGGTTAATCGCCCTCTTAATAGCTGGTGAAACGTTGAGTATCTCAGCTCTAATTGGTGCATTGATGCTGATTGGAATTGTGGTAACGAATGCGATTGTGTTAATTGATCGGGTGATTCACAAAGAAAACGAAGGATTATCAACCAGAGAAGCCTTGTTAGAAGCAGGTTCAACTCGGCTTCGTCCAATATTAATGACCGCGATCGCAACCATTGGTGCATTATTCCCACTTGCACTTGGAATTGAAGGAAGTGGGCTTGTCTCACGTGGACTTGGGGTAACCGTAATTGGTGGGTTAACAAGCTCAACCTTGCTAACGCTTGTGGTCGTTCCGATTGTGTATGAAACATTGAGCAAATTTAAAAGAAAGTCGAAAAAGAACTAAGATATCTACGATTGAGCAAGAGGAGAACTTTTAGATGTTTTCTTCTGAATAATCTTTGAAAAAGGAGATCCTTACGGATCTCCTTTTTTTCTATGCCTCTAGTGAGTGATATTCCAGGAGAGGTTCGTACATCATAAGCGCATGATTTTCAGAATTATATTCATTAAATGGTTGAATCGGTCAAATCGTTTCACTATCTCTTTCATTTTCTACATCTAAATGTACGGCTTGTCTCATATGTTGAAGATAGAGAACCAATTGAAGAGGTGTGAACAGATGAAAAGATTATTTCAAGGAATTCTTCTCTTAACAGTAGCGGCATTTTTAGGAGAGTGTTTAGAGTTTTTCATTAATATGACGTTAGCTAAGCAATTAGGAGAAGAAGGTTTAGGTCATTACATGTCCATTCTTCCTATCATCTTTTTTATTGTCATTATTGCTTCGCTGGAGTTACCAGTGTCATTGTCAAAAGTGATTGCAGAAAATGAAAGAGAGTACCACAAAAGCACCTTGCTTTATACGATGAAATGGACGATTGTCTTAACGAGTTTTTTTGTGACAATTGGGTGGCTAGTCTTTACCGTGCTACCTCTTTTTTCATCGTATCATCCACTTGTTAGATGGCTGATGGTATTGCTTATCCCTATCGTCGCGTTTTCTAGTTTGAGTAGAGGCTATTTTATGGGGATTGGCAAGTTAGGGAAAATCGCTTTTTCAAATTTTTTACGAAAAGTTGCGCAGCTTCTGTTGTTGGTGCTTGTTTTTCGTTTTTATGATTTTAGTAATGAAGCAGCTCTATTTGTTGCCCTCTGTATATTAATTGCTTCAGAATCAGCCGTTTTTCTCTATTTAATACAGGCTTATTTTCTTCACTGGAAAAGTTTCAGGGGGTTAAAGCATAAACACATCAATCCTCAAGAGGTTGGTAAGGCTCTATTAGCGGTGAGTGTACCGACAACCTTTTTGCGTGTGTTTCATGCCGTTTCACATGCCATTCAACCCTTCTTAATTAAAGCAACTCTTATCCAACATGGGCTTCAACCATCACAAGCTACCGAACAATTTGGGCTGCTAGCAGGAGTCGCCATGACGATTGGCTTTTTCCCTGGTTTTATTGCTCATTCCTTATTGGTTGCTTTAATTCCTGCCGTTTCAGAAGCAGTATCAAAAGATAATCGGAAGAAAATTTTGATGATGCTAAAAAGTGTGTTATGGGGAACGACGGCCTACAGTATTCCGGTGGTGCTCATTTATTATTATTTTGGAGAATCATTAACGAACATGTTTTATACGAATACAGAGGCGACACGCTATCTGCAATTATTATGGCCTTATTTCCTGATTCACTTCTTTGTTCTCCCTCTGCAAGCATTTTTAATCGGATTCGGTCTCGTTAAAGATGCACTTTATCACACGATATGGGCGACTATCGTTTCTTTTACGGTGTTATATGTATTAGGCTCCAAAACTGATCTCGGAATGAGTGGTATTATTATCGGTTTGAATACTGGTGGATTGCTTTTATTACTGTTACATCTCTATACGTTAAAGGTAAAACTCAAAATTTCTACACCCTGGGGGGGAACATTTAATCGATTTTCATAAGCAGCTTGGCTATTGAATAAATAGAAAAGAGAACTTTAATCCTAACACATAAGGAGGACAAGACTTGAAGGCGGAAGCAAAAGAGGAGATGTCGCGTCTTATTAAGGTTTTGCAAAAAAAACAGGGAAGTGACGGGTCATGGGATTTCCCATTTGATACAGGAATAAAAACAGACGCTTACATGATTATTTTGTTGCGTTCTTTAAAAATAAAAAAATATGAATCTCTCATTCAAGACCTGGTGGGGCGGATTGAAAGCCGGCAAGATATGAGCGGAGGCTGGAAACTATTTCATGATGAGAAGCAGCCAAATCTCTCGCTAACTATTGAAGCTTACTATGCGCTATTATATTCTGGTTATTGCTCAGACCAAGATCATAATATAACTATGGCAGAAGATGTCATTCGGAAAGGGGGAGGTATTGATAAGGCAGATATGTTTACGAAGCTTACACTAGCGATAACAGGGCAATATTCATGGCCTTCGTTTTTCCCCATTCCAGTAGAATTCATGTTGCTGCCCCCAAGTTTTCCAATCAATTTCTTTGATTTATCTGTTTTTGGTCGTGCCAACTTAGCGCCTTTATTGCTATTAAGCGAAGCGAAGTATCAACGGAAAACGAAAAAATCCCCAGATTTATCTTCCTTGTTACTAAGAAAAGGTACCGATGGTTGGAAGGAATACCGAACGAGTGAGTGGAGCACCTTCTCTAGTCATATTCAGCAAGGAGTCCGTTCTCTTATTGGGTTACCATGGGAACTTAGAAGAGTCGCCAAGCAAAAAACGAAAACCTATATGTTAGAGAGAATCGAAGAAGATGGAACCTTGCTCAGTTACTTTAGCTCTACCTTTTTTATGATTTTTGCTCTTCTATCATTAGGGTATAAACGAACCGATATAACAATCCAAGAAGCTGTAAAAGGACTACTGAAGATGAAGTGTACAATACATGGCTATCCTCATATGCAATACACAACAGCGAATGTTTGGAATACCACGTTGATTAGTCATACCTTGCAAGAAGCAGGAGTGAATGAAAATGAGTCGGTGGTCAAAAAAGCAAACGAGTATATTATGAAGCGGCAACATGTTTTGTACGGCGATTGGCAGATTAATGCAGATGGCTCGTTACCTGGTGGATGGGGGTTTTCTGATGTTAATACGATCAATCCTGATGTCGATGATACGACTGCTGCGTTACGAGCCATGGCAAGTGGTGTCTATCAAGACCCCTCCTTCCACGCCGCCTGGTCAAGAGGTATTGCTTGGATTTTAGCGTTGCAAAACGAGGATGGTGGTTGGCCGGCATTTGAACGGATGGTAAACAAAAAAGTGGTTCACCTTTTACCTATACAAAAACCTGAATTTTTACTCACAGATCCTTCTACCCCCGATTTAACAGGTAGAACACTTGAGTATTTAGGTAATTTTGTTCATTTAAAAAAGCCATATACCTTAATTGATAAAGGGAAGAAGTGGTTGTATTTGCATCAAGAAAATGACGGGTCATGGTATGGGCGATGGGGGATTTGTTATATATATGGAACATGGAGTGCTTTAACTGGCTTAATGGCTGTCGGTGAAAGGAGAGATAAACAAGCGATTCAACGGGCTGTTACATGGTTGAAAAATATTCAAAACCCAGATGGAGGTTGGGGAGAATCCTGCAATAGTGATATCGAAAAAAAATATATACCATTAAAGAAAAGTACCCTCACACATACAGCCTGGGCATTGGATGCCTTAATTTCAGTTGAAAAAGAAAGTAGTGAAATTGATCGAGGTATCCATTATTTAATCAAATATGGTGAAAAGGAAGATTGGACTACATCGTATCCGAAGGGCCAAGGAATGGCAGCGAGTTTTTATATTCATTATCATAGCTACCAGTATATTTTTCCGCTATTGGCATTAAGCCATTACGTAAAAAAATAAGTACTTCTACCGAGGGCACTGAAAAAGTCTAATTAAAGAAAAATAGGAGCTAATTACCTACTATATGTAGATAGTTAACTCCTTTTATTTACTGTATGTTGATAAAAATACCTGCTAATTGTTCAAAGTGAACACTTTTTCAGTGGCCTCACTTCTACCGAGGTTTTTTTCGTATTAATTATGGCTTTTTTATCTAATTCTCAGTGGAATACTCGACTATGAGATGAATTTGAAAAAATAATAGATGAAAAGATTCGGGACACCTATACATTTAACCAATTAAATATTACTGGAAAAAGTATCATTCTTTTCTCAAATGGCTTTACTGTTCAAAAAAACTAGCAAATGCTAGTTTTTTTGAACAGAATGAAAGAGAGGGTTTTATATGGTTTTTAGTCCAGCTCCAGGCGCCATCGGCTCGAGGTCATAAGTCAAGCCGTCTAAAAGGTCAAAGAGCAACCTTTCAGCCGTCTTGTCTTATGCATGTCGCCGATAAACGGGCGCCTTGCGCTTTTCTTACACTAACGCTTTCTAAAGTAAATTAGCAATGAGAGAATTAGGGTCGTTACGGCTAAACCATAAGCTGTTGTGGTAATTGCAGGTTCGAGGTCTTGGTTTTTTACTCCGATGCCAATAAATGCCCAGACAAAAACAAGTGGATACAACCAGTCCTTTTCTCGAGTAGTAAAGAAAATGGCTAAAATCGTCCCTGTAAATAATAAAATAATCGTCCATGTAATATCAGACAATCCCCAGCCACTCCACTCATAGAATTCTAGAGTGAAACTGATATTCGCAATGGTGGCAACGCTAATCCAACCAAGATAAAGAGAAAATGGAGCGATATCTAAAAAGGACGGATCACTTCTCTTTGCATTACCATAAAGGGCAATGAGTGTGAGGAGTAAGGAAATCATGATAACGACCGAGAGTGTAAAATAGTTATAATGCCATAAGAAAATCCAGGTGGAATTTAATAAACAGCTAAGTACAAACCAAACACTAGTACTTTGATAAAGTGGCAGGTTACGTCGGCTTTTAGGGAATTGTCGCAGTACCCACAGCCCAAGCAGTAAATATATCAGTCCCCAAATACTGAAAACATAACCAGCGGGAGTGAACAGAACTTGTACTTTGTCCGATATCTCACCTGTTGTTTGACCGTTGAGCGGTAAGGCGTTGGCTAAAAAGTTGACAATGACCACTAGAAGATAGGCCAAGATGTTTAAGACTAACTTCACCATCTAGATCCTCCTCTTGTTAATAGATTTCTTCTAATTACTATTCCACAAGGTTTTGCTCTATAACCCTTACTGAAAAAATTGTCCTCTTCAGGTACAATACTAACTAGAGGGTTTTCCTTCAAAAACTAGAATACATAAAAAGAATCATAAAAGGAGGATGTATATTGACATACAAAGAGGTTTGGGACTTAGAAGAATTTTTTCCAGGTGGAAGTGATTCGGCTTTATTTCGAGAGCATATGGATGATTTGGAAGAAAAAATAATGCTCTTTACGGAAAAAGAAAATCTGTTCAATTCTCCAACAGCAAAAAACGTGTTGGAAATGATTGAACCAGCAACGAATGTCATGCTTCATTTGCGCCAAGCTGGTGCATTCATCGGCTGCCTTCAAGCCCAAAATATGAATGACCGCAAAGCAGATTCTCTTCGCGGTGAATTGACGTCAATGAGTGCTGCGTTTCAAACGAGCTTTAATTCGTTTCAACAAAAGCTTGCTCAGACAAATGATGATGATTGGATTAACTTGGTTCAAGATGAAAGATTAAATGAATTAAGCTTTGTATTAAATGAGTGGCAGACGAAAGCAAAAGAAAAGCTTTCAAATGAAGAAGAAGCATTAATTCAAGCTCTAGCTGTCGATGGTTATCATGGATGGGGAGAGATGTATGACACTATTGTTGGATCGATGGAAATTGAAGTAGAGGTAGACGGGGAAAGTAAACGTCTATCAATAGGCCAAGCAAATAATCTTTCAAGTCACAGTGATTCTAAGGTTCGTCAAGAAGTAATGAAGAAGCTAGAGTCCGCTTGGCAAGAAAAAGAAGAGCTGTTTGCACGTACATTAAATCATCTTGGAGGCTATCGTTTACAAGTTTACAAGGCGCGTGGGTGGAACGAAGTATTAAAAGAGCCATTAGGCTATAATCGCATGCAACAAGAAACTCTAGATGCTATGTGGGGAGCTATTAGTCAATACAAGGATGCTTTTGTCGGTTATTTAAACCGAAAAGCAAAGCTATTAGGGAAAGATAAATTATCGTGGTCAGACTTAGATGCACCGGTCTCTACAGCTACAAGCGAAATGACGTTTGACGAAGGAGCTCACTTTATTCAGAAGCACTTTCGCAAATTTGGCCCAGAGATGGCAGATTTTGCGAAACAGGCTTTTGAAAACGAGTGGATTGAAGCAGAGGATCGCCCTGGAAAGCGCCCAGGCGGGTTCTGCACCCTTTTTCCATTAAGTGAACAATCACGAATTTTTATGACGTATTCTGGATCGATGTCGAATGTGGCAACTCTTGCACACGAACTCGGTCATGCCTTTCATTCGTATGCCCTACGTCCGATGCATACTCTAAACCGTAATTATGCAATGAATGTAGCCGAAACCGCCTCAACATTCGCAGAAATGATCGTAGCTGATGCGGCTGTAAAAGAAGCAACGACTGAAAAGGAGAAAATCGCCCTTGTGGAAGATAAGTTACAGCGGAGTGTCGCTTTATTTATGAATATCTATGCTCGCTTTTTATTTGAAACAAAATTTTATGAAGAGCGTCGCCAAGGGATTGTTTCCGCCAAACGATTAAATGAATTGATGGAGGGTGCGCAGAAAGAAGCCTACGGTGAAGCATTAAGCGATTATCATCCTCATTTCTGGGCATCTAAATTACATTTTTATATTACAAGTGTGCCATTTTATAATTTCCCTTACACTTTCGGTTACCTTTTTTCATTAAGCATTTATGCAAAAGCGCTTGAAGAAGGAGAGGGGTATGAGGAGAAGTACATGAATCTTTTGCGTGATACCGCCGTTATGAATGTAGAAGAGCTGGTTATGAAACACTTAGGTGAAGATGTAACGAAGCAGGCATTCTGGGAAAAAGGCGTTAAGCTATGTGTGGAAGATGTAGAAGAGTTTTTAAGATTAACAAAATAAGCTAAAAATAAGGCGCTAGGGGAGTTGACTCTAGTGCCTTATTTTTAATGAAAATACTTTCAATAAGCTGAATGAAACTGATTTACATAAATTAATCTAAAGAATTTACACAAAAACATTTGACTCCAAGCGTTGTTCAAATTCACCATATTTTTTCTAATTGGATAGACCCCCTAAACATTTTATGGAGCCCATGTAATTCTTTAGTTTTAGTAGAAGACTTTCTTCCTGAAGATTGCTGATTTTCGTAGTATCTTTACGTACATTCAGCTTACAAAAAATATTCATTTCAAACAAAACCTCTGAAATAGAATCTTTGCTCAATAGTTCACAAAATTGTCAGGACCAATAAACCCGTATCTAGCAGCGATTTGAACGTTTCAAGTGGATTTGGTGTGAGATAAATCACATCCTTTTATTGGTCGAAGTTTTATCGTGAAGATAAATCAATATGTTTCATCATTAATTAAAGGAAGTGGTTTTGATGTATTGGGAAGGATTTGAAAAAAGTAAGTGGACAGAAGAAATTGACGTTAGAGACTTTATTCAACGCAATTATTCTCCATATGATGGAGATGATACTTTCTTAGCAGGACCGACAGAAGCAACGACAACCTTATGGGAAAATGTGATGGCATTAGATAAAGAAGAGCGAGATCGTGGTGGCGTTTGGGATATGGATACGAAAAAGGTTTCCACCATCACTTCTCACGGTGCAGGTTACTTAGATAAAGAATTGGAAAAAGTGGTTGGCGTCCAAACGGATAAACCTTTTAAGCGTTCTCTGCAACCGTTCGGAGGAATTCGAATGGCAAAGGCCGCTCTTCAGTCCTATGGATATGAACTTGATGAAGAAGTTGAAAAAGTATTTAGTGATTACCGCAAAACGCATAACCAAGGAGTATTTGATGCTTATTCACCTGAAATGATGATGGCTAGAAAAGCAGGTATAATTACAGGTTTACCAGATGCCTATGGTCGAGGAAGAATTATCGGTGATTATCGCCGGGTAGCACTATATGGTGTTGATTTCTTAATTCAAATGAAAAAAGAAGATATGAAAACGCTTGGCGAAGAGGTTATGATTGAAAATGTTATTCGCGATCGCGAAGAGCATGCAGAACAAATTCGTGCTCTCCAAGAATTGAAAGAGCTTGCAACCATTTATGGATTTGATATTTCAAAACCAGCAACAACTGCAAAAGAAGCTTTTCAATCTCTATATTTTGCCTATTTGGCTGCTATAAAAGAACAAAACGGTGCGGCAATGAGTCTTGGTCGTGTATCTACTTTCTTAGACATCTATATTGAAAGAGATATCGAAGCAGGTAGATTGCAAGAAGAGGAAGCTCAAGAACTAGTGGATCATTTTATTATGAAGCTTCGTTTAGTGAAGTTTGCTAGAACACCAGATTATAACGAGCTATTCTCTGGAGACCCAACTTGGGTAACAGAAGCAATCGGTGGAATGGGAATTGATGGACGTTCACTAGTAACGAAAAATTCTTTCCGTTTCTTAAACAGTCTAACCAATTTAGGAGCTGCTCCAGAGCCTAACTTAACGGTATTATGGTCAACGAAATTACCAGATAATTTCAAGAAATATTGTGCTAAAATGTCCATTGAAACAAGCTCGATTCAGTATGAAAGCGATGACTTAATGATTTCTGATTACGGTGATGACTATGGTATTGCTTGCTGTGTATCAGCAATGAGAATCGGGAAGCAAATGCAATTCTTCGGTGCAAGAGCGAATTTAGCGAAGGCATTGTTATATGCCATTAATGGTGGAATGGATGAAAAGTTAAAAATCCAAGTCGCTCCACAATTCGCTAAAATTGAAGGAGAATACCTTGAATTTGACGAAGTAATGGAGAAGTATGATCAAGTAATGGATTGGCTAGCAAAGCTTTATGTTAATACGCTAAATGTCATTCATTATATGCATGATAAGTATTCATACGAGCGGATTGAAATGGCGTTACATGATCGTGATATCCTTCGTACAATGGCGAGTGGTATCGCTGGCTTATCTGTTGTTGCTGATTCCTTAAGTGCAATTAAATATGCTAAAGTTAAGGTGATTCGTGACGAAGATGGTGTTGCTGTTGATTATGAAGTAGAAGGAGAATATCCTCAATACGGAAACAATGACGATCGAGTTGACGAGCTTGCGGTTGATCTTGTCAAACGTTTTATGAATAAACTAAAAACGCATCAAACCTACCGTAACTCTGTCACAACGATGTCCATTTTAACCATTACAAGTAATGTCGTATACGGCAAGAAAACAGGTAGCACACCTGACGGACGTGAAGCAGGTCAACCATTTGCACCAGGTGCGAACCCATTACATGGTCGCGATAAAAAGGGTGCTCTTGCTTCATTAAGCTCAGTTGCTAAAATACCTTACAGCCATTCGCAAGACGGTGTTTCCAATACATTTAGTATCGTTCCAAAAGCTTTAGGAAAAGACGATGATACACAGCAACGAAATCTTGTTGCATTACTAGATGGATATTCTGTTAAACAAGGACATCACTTGAATATTAACGTCTTCAATCGTGAAACCTTACTTGACGCAATGGACCACCCAGAAAATTATCCACAGTTAACCATTCGTGTATCAGGGTATGCTGTAAACTTTATTAAACTAACTAGAGAACAACAAATAGACGTCATTAATCGTACATTCCATGAAATGATGTAAAAACGGGAGCTGACTCATATGCAATACCAGAATTGTATTCACTCAACTGAATCCCTTGGCACCGTAGATGGACCAGGAATTCGCTATATCATCTTCACTCAAGGGTGTTTATTAAGATGTAAATTCTGCCATAATCCAGATACATGGGATATCGGTAAAGGAAAAAACATCGCCATTCCAACATTAATATCGGAAATCAAAAGCTATTTACCGTTTATCCAGGCTTCAGGTGGTGGAGTAACGGTGAGTGGGGGAGAGCCTTTATTGCATTTAGATTTTCTCTTTGATTTCTTTACTGAGTGTAAGAAATTAGGGATTCACACATGTATTGATACCTCTGGTGGCTGTTATAGTGAGAAGCCCCATTTTCAAGAAAAGCTAAAAAGAGTGTTGGAATTAACTGATCTCGTTTTATTAGACTTAAAACATGAAGATGACAATCAGCATAAAGAATTAACGGGACTTAGCAATGAAAATATTAAAGATTTTGCAATATATCTAGACAAAATGGGAATGCCAGTATGGGTCCGCCATGTTCTTGTTCCAGGTCATACAGACAATCCTGAAGACCTCAAGAGACTTGGAGCGTTTATCGGCACATTATCAAACGTAGA contains these protein-coding regions:
- the pflA gene encoding pyruvate formate-lyase-activating protein, translated to MQYQNCIHSTESLGTVDGPGIRYIIFTQGCLLRCKFCHNPDTWDIGKGKNIAIPTLISEIKSYLPFIQASGGGVTVSGGEPLLHLDFLFDFFTECKKLGIHTCIDTSGGCYSEKPHFQEKLKRVLELTDLVLLDLKHEDDNQHKELTGLSNENIKDFAIYLDKMGMPVWVRHVLVPGHTDNPEDLKRLGAFIGTLSNVEKIEILPYHTLGVYKWESLGLEYPLKGVETPKEEAVEEAYRLLEMGQ